A single genomic interval of Zingiber officinale cultivar Zhangliang chromosome 4A, Zo_v1.1, whole genome shotgun sequence harbors:
- the LOC121973654 gene encoding general transcription factor IIF subunit 2-like, with protein sequence MEDDGGIPLDTARSERPVWLLKCPPAASRALQSVASGSGSSTSPNPVVAKIVHTIDLLNLDDPSSEQFTLEMLPNDSGNAPRSYKLNASKDFVPMSTFSESNQGKLSVEGKVKYKFDIEPQNFRDYSKICRERTNKSMIKTRKVQVIDNDHGGLMRPMPGMVGLISSSSKDKKKVTPSKASDAKRTRRDKGEMLNILFKLFERQPNWALKQLVQETDQPEQFLKEILNEICVYNKRGPNQGTHELKAEYKNFGGTNNE encoded by the exons ATGGAGGATGATGGTGGGATCCCGCTGGATACGGCGAGATCAGAGCGACCGGTGTGGCTGTTGAAGTGTCCGCCGGCGGCGTCGAGGGCCTTGCAGTCGGTCGCCTCCGGCTCCGGCTCCTCCACCTCCCCGAACCCCGTCGTCGCCAAGATCGTCCACACCATCGATCTCCTCAACCTCGACGATCCCTCATCCGAACAG TTTACCTTGGAAATGCTTCCAAATGATTCTGGGAATGCGCCGAGGAGTTATAAACTGAATGCGTCCAAAGATTTTGTTCCGATGTCTACTTTTTCTGAGTCTAATCAAG GAAAGCTCTCGGTGGAAGGGAAGGTAAAGTATAAATTTGACATCGAGCCTCAAAATTTCAGGGATTATAGTAAAATATGTCGCGAAAGAACGAACAAGTCTATGATTAAAACCAGAAAAGTCCAG GTTATCGATAATGATCATGGAGGGCTTATGAGGCCTATGCCTGGCATGGTTGGCTTAATTTCATCTAGTTCAAag GACAAGAAAAAAGTAACACCATCTAAAGCATCGGATGCAAAGAGGACACGCAGGGACAAAGGCGAAATGTTGAACATTCTCTTTAAACTGTTTGAAAGGCAACCAAATTGGGCGCTGAAGCAACTGGTCCAAGAGACTGACCAACCTGAG CAATTCCTGAAAGAGATATTGAACGAGATTTGTGTGTACAACAAGAGAGGACCGAATCAAGGAACCCACGAGCTCAAAGCGGAATACAAGAATTTTGGGGGAACCAACAATGAATGA